A region of Solanum dulcamara chromosome 7, daSolDulc1.2, whole genome shotgun sequence DNA encodes the following proteins:
- the LOC129896587 gene encoding probable LRR receptor-like serine/threonine-protein kinase At4g36180, with protein sequence MIPLISMATSSSSSVNFFFFFIFLFTHSFFCFSQQNPEIQALQSFKLSIHDPLGALTNWDSTSPSAPCDWRGIVCLNDSYVSEIRLPHLQLSGSLTTQIADLRMLRKISLRSNFFNGTVPSSIYKCTLLDTVFLQYNSFSGEIPPEIRNLTELETFNVAGNQMYGEIPIELPVNLRYFDISENLFSGGIPEKISDLSEVIVLNLSYNRFSGDIPASLGGLQKLQYLILDYNDLEGTVPSAISNCSSLVHLSAEGNTITGVIPAGIAALPKIQVMNLSHNKLSGYLASSIFCNGSVYPPSLQIVQLGFNTFAEILHPQSSKCFSSLRILDLQHNQIHGDFPFFLTDNSALTSLDLSGNLFSGAIPSSIGNLWRLEQLRMGDNSFEGDIPFEITKCSSLKVLDLERNRFVGEIPAFLGGLSNLKIVSMGRNQFSGSIPSSFGNITGLESLNLEGNRLTGSLPEELMFLSNLSKLNLSGNKFSGIIPVGIGNLQQLSVLNLSKNGFSGTIPSSIGTLYKLVALDLSGQNLSGELPSVLGGLPNLQVIALQENKLSGNVPEGFSSLMGLQYLNLSSNSFSGLIPSTFGFLTSLVVLSLFDNHISGSIPPDLGNNSALEILSLRSNSLSGQIPSDLARLSRLSVLDLGRNNLTGGIPEVISNCSSLTSVVLDMSHLSGNIPASLSSLSRLITLDLSGNNLSGEIPENLAVLPNLVNFNVSNNKLEGQIPVKLGSHFNDPSDYSGNQGLCGEPLNRKCERTGNGKNRLIMFIAVSASGGLLLASCCCFYIYALLRWRRKLKQKAAGEKKHSPARVSSRTSGSRGSGNNAGPKLVMFSNRITVPETIEATREFDEENVLSRTRHGVLFKACYSDGMLLSICRLPDGSLDENTFRKEAESLGRVKHRNLTVLRGYYAGPPDLRLLAYDYMPNGNLATLLQEASHQDGGHVLNWPMRHLVALGIARGLAFLHAASIIHGDVKPQNVLFDADFEAHLSDFGLDKLTVATPVEPSTSTSVGTIGYVAPETTLTGEATRQSDIYSFGIVLLELLTGKKSLMFTQDEDIVKWVKRQLQRGQISELLEPGLLELDPESSEWEEFLLGVKVGLLCTAPDPLDRPTMTDTVFMLEGCRVDQISLS encoded by the coding sequence ATGATACCCTTAATCTCCATGGctacttcttcttcatcttctgtaaatttcttcttcttcttcatttttctcttCACCCATTCATTCTTCTGCTTTTCCCAACAAAACCCAGAAATTCAAGCACTTCAATCCTTCAAACTTAGTATTCATGATCCACTTGGTGCACTCACTAATTGGGATTCAACATCTCCTTCTGCTCCATGTGATTGGCGAGGAATTGTTTGTTTGAATGATTCCTATGTGAGTGAAATTCGTCTTCCTCATTTACAGCTTAGTGGGTCTCTAACTACCCAGATTGCTGATTTGCGTATGTTGCGTAAGATTAGTCTTCGTTCAAATTTCTTTAATGGAACTGTACCTTCTTCAATCTACAAATGCACACTTTTGGATACTGTTTTCTTGCAGTATAACTCTTTTTCCGGTGAAATCCCGCCAGAGATAAGGAATTTGACTGAGCTTGAAACGTTTAATGTGGCTGGAAATCAGATGTATGGTGAAATACCCATTGAGTTACCGGTGAATCTAAGGTATTTTGATATCTCGGAGAATCTGTTCTCCGGTGGTATACCGGAGAAAATATCGGACCTCTCTGAGGTTATTGTGCTCAATCTGTCGTACAATCGATTCTCCGGTGATATTCCGGCGAGTTTAGGTGGGCTTCAGAAACTTCAGTATCTTATCCTTGACTACAACGATTTAGAAGGAACAGTTCCTTCTGCAATTTCGAACTGTTCGTCGTTGGTGCATTTGAGTGCGGAAGGGAATACTATTACCGGTGTAATACCGGCGGGGATTGCTGCTCTTCCTAAGATTCAGGTGATGAATTTATCGCATAATAAGCTTTCTGGGTATTTAGCATCTTCGATATTCTGTAATGGTTCTGTATATCCTCCTTCCCTTCAAATTGTTCAGTTGGGTTTCAATACTTTCGCTGAGATTCTTCACCCACAATCGTCTAAATGTTTTAGTTCACTGCGTATTTTGGATCTTCAACACAATCAAATACATGGGGACTTCCCTTTTTTCTTAACAGACAATTCTGCATTGACGTCCTTGGACTTGTCAGGGAATTTGTTTTCGGGTGCAATCCCGAGTTCCATTGGGAATTTGTGGAGGTTGGAGCAACTGAGAATGGGAGATAATTCGTTCGAAGGTGATATACCGTTTGAGATCACGAAATGTAGTAGCTTGAAGGTTCTTGATCTTGAAAGGAACCGATTTGTAGGGGAAATTCCAGCTTTTTTAGGTGGTCTTAGTAACTTGAAGATTGTGTCAATGGGAAGAAATCAGTTTTCGGGCTCAATCCCTTCTAGTTTTGGCAATATCACTGGTCTTGAAAGTTTGAATTTGGAAGGAAACCGTCTTACTGGAAGCTTACCTGAGGAGTTGATGTTTTTGAGCAATTTAAGCAAGTTGAATCTTAGTGGAAACAAGTTTTCGGGTATTATTCCTGTTGGTATTGGAAATCTTCAGCAGTTATCGGTTCTAAATCTGAGTAAAAATGGTTTCTCAGGGACTATTCCGTCTAGCATTGGAACTTTGTATAAGCTAGTAGCTCTTGATTTGAGTGGACAGAATTTATCAGGGGAATTGCCATCTGTTCTTGGTGGTTTGCCTAATTTACAAGTGATTGCTTTGCAAGAAAACAAGTTGTCTGGAAATGTTCCCGAAGGTTTTAGTAGCTTAATGGGTTTACAGTACTTGAATCTATCTTCCAATTCATTTTCAGGTCTTATACCATCTACGTTTGGCTTCTTGACCTCGTTAGTTGTCCTTTCGTTGTTTGACAATCACATATCTGGTTCAATTCCTCCTGACTTGGGTAATAACTCTGCCCTGGAGATTTTAAGTCTAAGGTCAAATTCATTGAGTGGCCAAATTCCTTCTGATCTTGCACGTCTCTCCCGTTTGAGTGTGTTGGATTTGGGTAGAAATAACCTCACGGGTGGAATTCCAGAAGTTATTTCCAATTGTTCATCCCTCACATCGGTTGTGCTGGACATGAGCCATCTTTCAGGGAACATCCCAGCATCACTCTCCAGCTTATCAAGATTAATTACCCTTGATCTCTCTGGAAACAACTTGAGTGGAGAAATCCCAGAAAATCTTGCAGTGCTCCCGAACTTGGTGAACTTCAATGTATCGAACAATAAGTTGGAAGGCCAGATACCAGTCAAGCTCGGTTCTCATTTTAACGATCCATCGGATTACAGTGGCAACCAGGGTTTGTGTGGGGAGCCATTGAATAGAAAATGTGAGCGGACTGGTAATGGTAAGAATAGACTGATTATGTTTATTGCAGTGTCTGCTAGTGGAGGTCTTCTCCTTGCATCATGCTGCTGTTTTTACATATACGCCCTGTTGAGGTGGCGTAGGAAGCTCAAACAAAAGGCAGCTGGAGAGAAGAAGCATAGCCCTGCAAGGGTTAGTTCGAGGACCAGTGGTTCTCGTGGCAGTGGCAACAACGCTGGACCAAAACTTGTTATGTTCAGTAACAGAATTACAGTCCCTGAAACAATCGAAGCAACTAGGGAATTTGATGAGGAAAATGTTCTTAGCAGAACACGCCACGGAGTGCTATTCAAGGCCTGTTACAGTGATGGAATGTTGCTCTCGATCTGTAGACTACCAGATGGATCATTAGATGAGAACACATTCAGAAAAGAGGCTGAATCGCTTGGCAGAGTGAAGCACAGAAATCTAACTGTTCTCCGTGGGTACTATGCTGGCCCTCCAGACCTTAGACTACTTGCATATGATTACATGCCAAACGGGAACCTTGCAACACTCCTTCAAGAAGCATCCCATCAAGATGGTGGTCATGTTCTCAATTGGCCAATGCgacaccttgttgcacttggcatTGCCCGTGGGCTTGCTTTCCTCCACGCAGCCTCTATTATTCACGGAGATGTTAAACCCCAAAATGTACTATTCGATGCAGACTTTGAAGCCCATCTTTCAGACTTTGGCTTAGACAAGCTTACTGTAGCCACACCAGTCGAGCCTTCCACTTCAACATCAGTTGGGACTATAGGCTATGTAGCGCCAGAAACAACATTAACAGGAGAAGCCACAAGACAATCAGATATTTATAGCTTTGGCATTGTATTACTGGAACTGCTAACAGGAAAAAAGTCATTAATGTTCACTCAGGATGAGGACATTGTGAAATGGGTGAAGAGGCAATTACAGAGAGGGCAAATTTCCGAGTTGTTAGAACCAGGATTGCTTGAACTGGACCCTGAATCATCAGAATGGGAAGAGTTCTTATTAGGAGTAAAAGTAGGCTTGCTTTGCACAGCACCGGACCCCCTTGATCGTCCCACCATGACTGACACTGTGTTCATGCTCGAAGGTTGTCGTGTTGACCAAATTTCACTCTCCTGA